The Pseudomonas leptonychotis genomic sequence ACAGCACCTACAAGGAAGCCGCCCTCGGGCGGTTTTTTTGTGGCCGCTCGCCTTGCACGGCAGTAATGCCCCCGCATGGTGCGCAACAGCCACGGGGGAGGCCATCAGCACCCGGCGCGCGCAGTCTTCCCCACTCCACGCCTGCGGGCTAAAGGGGGCTATTTTTCTTCACCCCTGCATGTCTACAAGCGCCTTGCAGGAATTGGGCTGCGCCGGACTGGCTGTGGGGCTGTTTTCCCTGCGAATCCCTGCACTGGATAGGTGTATGCGAGGTGGCGCTGGATAGTTCCTGCTTGCGGTAAAGGGGGGGCTTTGCAGAAAGAGTAATTTCAGTGATCTAAGCGTGGGGGTGAGCTGGAGGCCGCGTGGCTTGGGGCTCTAGGTATTACAAATGGGAGTAACAAAGGAGTAATTGAAAAGGTAATTTTTCTGTAAACCGTTGATTTATAAGGCTTTTTAGGTTTGCAAATATCACCTTTTAAAAGAGTAATCAGGTTACTTCAATATTACTTAAAGATTACTCCTGCCCCTTTCGGAAAACTCCTACTGCATCAATGGCTTGCGGAACTCTGGCGGTCAAGATTACTGAAATTACTCTTTTTTAAGACCCCCCCTATACCTTGGGGCTGCTGCCTTGCGTGTGAGGCGCGCATGCGTGTGCGCATGTTTAGGTCTTGTTACGTGCGTTGTTACGTGTCGCGGACAAAACAAAGGCCTGCATCGCTGCAAGCCTTTGATTTATATGGTGCCGGCACCAAGAGTCGAACTCGGGACCTACTGATTACAAGTCAGTTGCTCTACCAGCTGAGCTATACCGGCATTTGTGGGGCGCATTATATCGATTCATTTGCCGGAGTAAAGTGGTCTGAGCATAGATATATGCAGGTCTTGTTATCAGCACTGAAATGCTTATGCACATACGCAGTGCATCTGGCACGAACGTGCGCAAGCTTTGTGCGCTGGTTCTCTGTATTTCTTAAGTGCATGTTTTTGCTGAATATATTTCCAGTACAAAAAATATGCGACGAGCAAGAAGCCTGCTAGGACGGGCTTTTGCGGGCGCTGCTCAGATTCTGTCAACAGAGTTATCCACAGATATTGTGGATACTACCTACGGTCTTTCGGCGAGTAACAGTAAATTTCGCGGACTCTGCTGGTAGGAGCAGAAGCTGCCGAGGCGCACCCGAAAGCCTTGTTCCTGTAGGAATAAAGCACGGTCGAGCAGTAGCCACAGCTCCAATGGGCGGCGGAATAGATTGCGTAGTAGCTCCAGGTTGCGCACTTGGGCCAGTCGCAGCCAGCCGTTTTGTTCCAACTGATCCCAGTCTTGCTCTGTGGGTGGCGGTAGGTTTTTAAGCGCCGCGAGGTCTTTGCAATAGTCAGCAAAGGATTTATCCAGCCAACGCGGTGGTAGCGAAGGGGTTGGCAGGTAATCGTCGCTGCCGCGCAGTTGCCGTTGCAGCAGGTCAAAGGCCAGGCGTCTGGCCATCGACTGATCGCGTTGGCGTCGTACCCGTGCGCCGGCCGTGACGGTTTCGCTAAGCGGCAGGCCGAGGTCGTCGAGGGACAGTTGCAGTGCGGAGACCTGCGCGGTTTGTGACAGCGCCTGGTAGTGCGGCGTGCTGATGCGGTTGTAGCAGCAAGGAGCCACTGCCAGTTGCTGGCAGCCCGTCGCGCTGGCGAGCTGCATGAGGCGCACATGTAGATCGCCGCAGGCATGCAGGGCCACGGGGGTGTGCTGTGCGTGCAGCTGGGTGGTGGCGTCGGCCGCCAATACATCTTGTTCAATATGCTGCGCGGCAATGCCGAGTTTATGGCTAAGCAGTTGTCCGCTGTTAACCAACTTGGGGTCGTGCTCCAGGCAAGTCAGCGTGCCGCCGCTGTGTGCGAGTCGGCGGCCGAGGTGGCCTTTGCCGGCGCACCAATCCAGCCAATGCTGGGGTGTTTGAGTAAAGGTTAGGCTGCGGGCGAAAGCATCAATCTGCTGCCATTTGCGGCCTGGCACATCAACATTGAAGCGTGCGGGCAATACGGCCGCGGGCTGCTGTGGCAGTGCGCCGACCTGGCTCAAAAGCTGGGCTTGATCGGCCAGTTGCGCAAAGGGCGCGGGGGCAGCAAGCCGATGCGGTTGATTGTGTGCCTGTTCAGCGTGCTCCAGGCTTTGCGCGCGTAGCCAGTCAGCCAGCTCGGGGTGATCGGCTTCCCACGGGAGGCTCGGGTAATGCACGAAAGGCCGTGGTTGCCACAGCGGCTGATGCTCAATAAGAAAGTTATCGAGCGCAGTAAAGCGTTGCAGCAAATCAGCGCCACTGAGCGGTTGTGCGGATAAGGCGGCTGGCATGGAGTTTGTTGCCTGAGGGTTTGGCCCTCAGGCAATCAGCGGCCCTGGCAGGCGTCGACGCGCAGCCAGCGTTCCAGCAGCTTGAAGGCGCGAACCAGCAGGAAAGCGATCAGCAGGTAGAACATCCCGGCAGCAAAGAAAATCTCCACCGGCAAGTAGGTGCGGGCAATGATGGTGCGGGCCATGCCGGTCAGTTCCAGCAAGGTCACGGTGCTGGCCAGGGCGCTGGCCTTGAGCATCAGAATCACTTCGTTGCTATAGGCGGGGAGGCCGATGCGCGCGGCGCGCGGCAGGATGATGTAGAACATGGTTTGTGCCCGCGACATGCCCAGCGCACGGGCTGCTTCCACTTCGCCAGGCGGCACGGCCTGAATGGCGCCGCGTAGGATCTCGGCGATATAGGCGGCGGTGTGCAGGGTCATGGTCAGGATCGCGCACCAGTACGGGTCGCGCAGGTATTGCCACAGTGGTCCATTGCGCACAGCATCGAACTGCGCCAGGCCGTAGTAGATCAAAAACAGTTGCACCAGCAGTGGTGTGCCGCGGAAGAAGAAAATGTAGCTATAGGGCACTGCCCGCACATACCAGTGCCGGGATGAGCGCGCGATGCCCATCGGAATGGCCAGGATCAGGCCTGCGACAACGGCAATACCGACCAGCTCCAGGGTTAGGAGCGCGCCCTTGGTCAGGCGCGGCAGCCATTTGATGATCACGTCCCAGTTGAGGGCGGTTAGGCCTTCCCAGAGTGCGTAAGCTGCGAGCGCGACGACAATCGACCACGCCACAATTTCAGCGATTTTCCTCATGAGGTGCTCCTGACAAAGCCACGGCTGGAGCGTTTTTCCAGGAAGTGCATGCCAATCATCGCCAGGACTGTGAGGCCCAGGTAGATAAAGGCCGCTACCAGGAAGAAGGTGAAGGGCTCCTTGCTGGAGGTCACGGCAATTTGTGAACGGCGCATGATTTCTTCCAGGCCGATGACCGAGACCAGGGCGGTGTCCTTCATCAGGATCATAAACAGGTTGCCCAGGCCGGGCAGGGCGATGCGCCACATCTGCGGCAGGATCAATCGCCAGAAAATCCGTGGGCGGGACATGCCGAGGGCTTGGCCGGCTTCGCGGTGGCCTTTGGGGATGGCCAGGATCGCGCCACGAAACACCTCGGTGGCGTAGGCGCCGAAACAGATCCCGAGGGCGATAGTGCCGGCGGCGAAGGCGGTTAGCTCAAGGCTTTCAATGCCGAGCAGGTCTGCCAGGTTGCGCATCAGTTGCACGGTGCCGAAATAGATCAGCAACACCCAGAGCAGCTCGGGAATACCGCGCACGATGGTCGAATAGGTACCGCCAAGCCATTGCAATGGCTTGTACGGGGAAGTCTTGGCGAGAGCGCCGAGCAAGCCGAGCACCAGACCCAGGCACAGCGCGCTTAGCGCCAGCTTGATGGTCATCAGGGTGCCAGCAGCCAGGGCCGGGCCGAATCCGTAGAGGTCGAAGTTCATAAGGGCTCAGAAGCCTGCGCCGCCCGAGCGGGCGACGCAGAGCCAGCAGCTTAGTAGATGCTGAAGGGGAAGTACTTGTCGTTGATTTTCTTGTAGGTGCCGTCAGCCACGATCTCGGCCAGTGCAGTGTTCAGCTTGTCGCGCAGGGCATCACCCTTGCGTACGGCAATGCCAATCTTGTCGTTGTCGAATACCGGGTCGCCTTTGAATTCAAAGCTCTTGCCGGCATCGCTCTTCAGCCATTCCCAGTTAACGAAGGTGTCAGCCAGTACGCCATCGAGGCGGCCCGAGGACAGGTCGAGGTAGGCGTTTTCCTGGGTGTCATACAGCTTGATATCGACCACGCCGCCCAGGTTATCTTCCAACCAGGTGCCCGCGATGGTGGCGCGTTGAGCGCCGATGACCTTGCCTTTCAGGCTGGCTTTATCCGTTTTGAAATCGCCGCCTTTAGGGGCGATAAACTGCAGCTTGTTGGTGTAGTACGGCTCGGTGAAATCTACCGCTACTTTGCGCTCGTCGGTGATCGACATGGAGGCAATCAGGAAGTCGAATTTCTTCGCGTTCAGGGCCGGGATAATGCCGTCCCAGTCCGAAGTAACCACTTCGCACTCGGCCTTCATCTTGGCGCACAGGGCCTGGCCAATCTCCACGTCAAATCCGCCGACCTGGCCGCTGGCGTCGATCAGATTGAACGGCGGGTAAGCGCCTTCGGTACCCAGTTTCAGTTTGTCAGCAGCGACGGCGCTGGTGCCGAATGCCAGAGTGGCGGCAGCGGCCAGCAGGATTTTCTTGTAGTTCTGCATGCGTAGTTGCTCCGTGTGTTTAATGGTTGCTGGACATGAATTGTTTGCAGCGCGCCGAGTTAGGGTTGTCGAATACTTGCTCTGGAGAGCCTTGCTCTTCAACTAAGCCCTGATGCAGAAACACCACCTCGCTGGAAACTTGACGGGCAAAGCCCATTTCATGAGTCACCAGCAGCATAGTGCGACCTTCTTCGGCGAGTGCGCGGATCACATTAAGCACTTCTTGTACCATTTCCGGGTCGAGAGCCGAAGTGGGCTCATCGAACAGGATGACTTTCGGCTGCATGGCCAGGGTGCGGGCAATCGCTGCGCGCTGCTGCTGGCCGCCGGATAACTGGTTCGGATAAACATGGCGCTTGTCGGCGATACCGACCTTGGCCAGCAGCGCCTCAGCCACCTCGATGGCTTCGGCCTTGCTCTGCCCCAATACGCGGCGCGGCGCCTCGATGATGTTGTCGAGCACGCTCATGTGCGGCCACAGATTGAAATTCTGGAAGACAAAACCGATCTCGCTGCGCAGGCGATTGATCTGGCGACTGTCGGCGGCGACCAGGTCGCCATTCTTTGCGGCCTTGAGCTTAAGCTCTTCACCCGAGAGGATGATTTGCCCCTTGTGCGGGTTTTCCAGCAGGTTGATGCAGCGCAGAAAGGTCGACTTGCCGGAGCCGGAAGAGCCGAGAATGGAAATCACATCGCCATCGTGAGCGGTGAGGGAGATGCCCTTGAGCACCTCAAGGTCGCCGTAGCGTTTATGCAGGTCGCGAATTTCCAGTGCGGGCGTGGCCTCGGCCATGGGGGGTCCTCTTATTGTTCGATTGCGCTCAGGCGTTGCGTGGCCTTCCTGGCGAGGCGTCAAGCTAGCATAGCGTTTCGCCAGCCGCCAAGCCGTTTGCCAGCCATAGCTGCAGCTGGGCGCGCAGGTGTCGCCTAGCTGCAGCTGGCTGTCGCGCGAGCACAAATTTCTGTGCTGGTTGGGAATGCATGAGTAGCTGCATGGCAAATCACAGGCAACAAAAAACCCCAAGGAGGTTTATTTCGCTTGGGGTTCTTTGATATTTGGTGCCCGGGGACGGAATCGAACCGCCGACACGGGGATTTTCAATCCCCTGCTCTACCGACTGAGCTACCCGGGCTAACGGGGCGCTATTAGACGGATTTGAGGGGTAGGTGTCAAGCGTGAGTTTGAAAATATTTAATTAATACGGGCGGTTAGGTTCGAGTGTCGGGAAAAGGCCGGCGGCGTTGGGTAGTCCAGATGCAATCCGGAGAGGGATTAGCCGTGTAGGGTGGATAACGCTTTGCTTATCCGCCATCGCGGTGTGGTGGATGGGTAAGGCGTCATCCACCCTACGGTTTGGATGCAGTCCGTGGAGCGATTCGTAGGAGCGGCGGGAACGCCCTGTCCCATGGCCGCGAATAGGCTGTGCCCGGCAAAGTTATCGCGGGCATGGCCCGCTCCTACAAAGGCGACGCTGCTGTTACTCGCTCGGCGGCACGTAGCCGTCGGCTTGGGCGTATTCCTCGCCGGAGAGGAATTTGTCCATCTCGGCCTGGAGGAATTTACGGTCTTCGGCGTTCATCATGTTCAGGCGACGTTCGTTGATCAGCAGTGTCTGGTGCTTCTGCCATTCGTCCCAGGCTTGCTTGGAGACGTTGGTGTAGATGTCCTCACCTTTGGCGCCCGGATACGGCGGGCGGTCCAGGCCGGGGAGTTCCTGCTTGTGTTTGCGGCACTGTACGGTGCGGGTCATGGCGTTTCTCCAGTATTTGCTGCAAGTGCATCGGCCGCGCGTTTCAGTAGTTTCTTTACTGGGGCGGCAAGGCCCAGGCGCGGCGGGGTGGCGAGGTTATACCAGAGCCAGTCGGCCTCGGCCACGCTGGCCGGGGCGGCAGAGACCTGGATTAACCAGGGCTCGATTGCCAGTTGGAAATGGCTGAAGGTATGGGTTAGTTCGGCTTGCGCCTGACGCGTGCCTAAGTGCAAGCCGTGGCGGCTGGCGAGGTTGTCGAGGCCTTGCAGGTCGTCCAGCTCCGGCAGGCTCCATAGGCCGCCCCAGAGGCCGCTG encodes the following:
- a CDS encoding ABC transporter substrate-binding protein, which translates into the protein MQNYKKILLAAAATLAFGTSAVAADKLKLGTEGAYPPFNLIDASGQVGGFDVEIGQALCAKMKAECEVVTSDWDGIIPALNAKKFDFLIASMSITDERKVAVDFTEPYYTNKLQFIAPKGGDFKTDKASLKGKVIGAQRATIAGTWLEDNLGGVVDIKLYDTQENAYLDLSSGRLDGVLADTFVNWEWLKSDAGKSFEFKGDPVFDNDKIGIAVRKGDALRDKLNTALAEIVADGTYKKINDKYFPFSIY
- a CDS encoding methyltransferase: MPAALSAQPLSGADLLQRFTALDNFLIEHQPLWQPRPFVHYPSLPWEADHPELADWLRAQSLEHAEQAHNQPHRLAAPAPFAQLADQAQLLSQVGALPQQPAAVLPARFNVDVPGRKWQQIDAFARSLTFTQTPQHWLDWCAGKGHLGRRLAHSGGTLTCLEHDPKLVNSGQLLSHKLGIAAQHIEQDVLAADATTQLHAQHTPVALHACGDLHVRLMQLASATGCQQLAVAPCCYNRISTPHYQALSQTAQVSALQLSLDDLGLPLSETVTAGARVRRQRDQSMARRLAFDLLQRQLRGSDDYLPTPSLPPRWLDKSFADYCKDLAALKNLPPPTEQDWDQLEQNGWLRLAQVRNLELLRNLFRRPLELWLLLDRALFLQEQGFRVRLGSFCSYQQSPRNLLLLAERP
- a CDS encoding ABC transporter permease → MRKIAEIVAWSIVVALAAYALWEGLTALNWDVIIKWLPRLTKGALLTLELVGIAVVAGLILAIPMGIARSSRHWYVRAVPYSYIFFFRGTPLLVQLFLIYYGLAQFDAVRNGPLWQYLRDPYWCAILTMTLHTAAYIAEILRGAIQAVPPGEVEAARALGMSRAQTMFYIILPRAARIGLPAYSNEVILMLKASALASTVTLLELTGMARTIIARTYLPVEIFFAAGMFYLLIAFLLVRAFKLLERWLRVDACQGR
- a CDS encoding ABC transporter ATP-binding protein produces the protein MAEATPALEIRDLHKRYGDLEVLKGISLTAHDGDVISILGSSGSGKSTFLRCINLLENPHKGQIILSGEELKLKAAKNGDLVAADSRQINRLRSEIGFVFQNFNLWPHMSVLDNIIEAPRRVLGQSKAEAIEVAEALLAKVGIADKRHVYPNQLSGGQQQRAAIARTLAMQPKVILFDEPTSALDPEMVQEVLNVIRALAEEGRTMLLVTHEMGFARQVSSEVVFLHQGLVEEQGSPEQVFDNPNSARCKQFMSSNH
- a CDS encoding oxidative damage protection protein, with product MTRTVQCRKHKQELPGLDRPPYPGAKGEDIYTNVSKQAWDEWQKHQTLLINERRLNMMNAEDRKFLQAEMDKFLSGEEYAQADGYVPPSE
- a CDS encoding ABC transporter permease; the protein is MNFDLYGFGPALAAGTLMTIKLALSALCLGLVLGLLGALAKTSPYKPLQWLGGTYSTIVRGIPELLWVLLIYFGTVQLMRNLADLLGIESLELTAFAAGTIALGICFGAYATEVFRGAILAIPKGHREAGQALGMSRPRIFWRLILPQMWRIALPGLGNLFMILMKDTALVSVIGLEEIMRRSQIAVTSSKEPFTFFLVAAFIYLGLTVLAMIGMHFLEKRSSRGFVRSTS